One window from the genome of Sulfodiicoccus acidiphilus encodes:
- a CDS encoding FAD-dependent oxidoreductase, with translation MKLMEPGYIGNLKVRNRVVMAPMISNLANPDGTTNEAHMRYLEERAAGGVGIVITEYTYIDNLNSRGSRNQLGLYDTKMVPKLRRLTEGIHRHGAAVFVQLVHAGGKASPEINGVESMAPSSMRYFNHVAREMTVEDITNVQESFVKAAKLAQASNFDGIELHGAHGYLIHQFLSPATNKRTDKYGGSFENRLRFVKEIIEAVKSEVSVVLGIRLSLFEYDEDGYGPEYGLAIANSLTGVDYVHFSAGRNAPPGSSAPFYYEHIHVFRKLPGRPNKTSIIVGSVTTVDDVEEVLKVADFVSLGRALLADPYFVRKAVTAPELIRPCIRCNQACRDLSYGEVRCTVNPDTGFENRKTPKFPLSGEIVIVGGGIKGMEAALTARSYGLKVTLYEKEESVGGQLLEVVDPWKKTEFSRLISFYQNSLRRRGVEVITNTKYRGQGIYCLPDEVYPDLPQSDQLSIDSNIYKYHDLALKEAERREVIMSLRSLAFMDRSRAESFKRIAESKGVKFVGNYNFKFSLVLRDQYDIMRAMTSGRRVVTEFVESNVQDFS, from the coding sequence ATGAAGTTAATGGAGCCTGGATACATAGGGAATCTTAAAGTCAGGAACAGAGTAGTCATGGCTCCCATGATAAGTAACCTCGCTAATCCCGACGGCACCACGAATGAGGCGCACATGAGGTACCTTGAGGAGAGAGCAGCAGGAGGGGTAGGTATCGTGATAACTGAGTATACCTATATCGACAACCTCAATAGTAGAGGGTCGAGGAATCAGCTCGGCCTCTATGACACCAAGATGGTCCCTAAACTACGTAGATTGACCGAAGGTATACATAGACACGGAGCTGCGGTGTTCGTCCAGCTGGTTCACGCAGGTGGGAAGGCAAGCCCAGAGATCAACGGTGTGGAGAGCATGGCTCCTAGCTCAATGAGGTACTTTAACCATGTGGCTAGAGAGATGACGGTAGAGGACATCACAAACGTGCAGGAGAGCTTCGTTAAGGCCGCAAAGCTTGCTCAGGCATCAAATTTCGACGGGATAGAGCTCCACGGAGCTCACGGTTACCTCATCCACCAATTCCTCAGCCCTGCCACAAACAAGAGAACCGATAAGTACGGAGGTTCCTTTGAGAACAGACTACGGTTCGTGAAGGAGATAATCGAAGCCGTTAAGAGCGAGGTTAGTGTTGTACTCGGAATAAGGCTCAGTCTCTTCGAGTACGACGAAGATGGATATGGGCCGGAATACGGACTGGCAATAGCTAACTCGTTGACGGGAGTTGACTATGTCCATTTCTCGGCAGGAAGGAACGCACCTCCAGGATCCTCGGCTCCTTTCTACTACGAGCACATTCATGTGTTCAGGAAGCTTCCAGGGAGGCCCAATAAGACTTCCATAATAGTTGGATCCGTCACTACTGTAGACGACGTAGAGGAGGTCCTTAAAGTGGCAGATTTCGTGTCACTGGGGAGGGCCCTTCTGGCTGATCCGTACTTCGTGAGGAAGGCTGTCACAGCACCAGAACTGATAAGGCCCTGCATAAGGTGTAACCAAGCTTGTAGAGATCTAAGTTACGGAGAAGTTAGATGCACCGTTAACCCAGATACGGGGTTTGAGAACAGGAAGACGCCGAAATTCCCTCTAAGCGGAGAAATAGTGATAGTGGGAGGGGGTATCAAGGGGATGGAGGCTGCACTGACTGCTAGGTCCTATGGTCTAAAGGTCACCCTATATGAGAAAGAGGAGTCTGTTGGAGGACAGTTGCTTGAAGTAGTGGATCCTTGGAAAAAGACGGAGTTTAGCAGACTGATCTCTTTCTATCAAAACTCCCTCAGGAGGAGAGGAGTAGAAGTAATCACAAATACCAAATACAGGGGACAGGGAATATACTGCCTTCCAGACGAGGTGTACCCCGATCTTCCACAGAGCGACCAACTCTCAATAGACTCCAACATTTACAAGTATCACGATCTGGCGCTGAAGGAAGCTGAGAGGAGAGAGGTGATAATGAGCTTGAGGAGCTTGGCCTTCATGGATAGGAGCAGGGCCGAGTCCTTCAAGAGGATAGCGGAGTCGAAGGGTGTCAAGTTCGTCGGCAATTACAACTTCAAGTTCTCCCTCGTACTGAGGGATCAATACGACATAATGAGGGCGATGACTTCCGGTAGGAGAGTAGTGACGGAGTTCGTGGAATCTAATGTCCAAGACTTCAGTTAA
- a CDS encoding MaoC family dehydratase, with product MYFEEFKEGEVWESKGRTVTEADIVVFASMTGALNPLFLDEEYGKTTRYGSRIAPGMLTASLTVGLAYQLREDPFGEGFIALHKFSGVAKKAVKIGDSIRARVKVQGKEDQGDKGRVRLILTTLNQRGEEVMSMEMEILAKKKGS from the coding sequence GTGTACTTCGAGGAGTTTAAGGAAGGAGAAGTCTGGGAATCCAAGGGGAGAACTGTAACGGAGGCAGACATTGTAGTCTTCGCCTCCATGACAGGAGCATTGAATCCATTATTTTTAGACGAGGAATACGGGAAAACTACCAGGTATGGCTCTAGAATAGCTCCAGGAATGCTCACGGCCTCACTGACTGTAGGGCTTGCGTATCAGCTAAGGGAGGATCCCTTTGGCGAGGGCTTCATAGCTCTCCATAAGTTTTCTGGTGTAGCTAAAAAGGCTGTCAAGATAGGTGATTCAATAAGGGCTAGAGTGAAAGTGCAGGGAAAGGAAGATCAGGGAGATAAAGGGAGAGTGAGGTTAATTCTTACTACCCTAAACCAAAGAGGGGAGGAAGTGATGAGCATGGAGATGGAAATTCTAGCAAAGAAGAAGGGAAGCTAA
- a CDS encoding 3-hydroxyacyl-CoA dehydrogenase family protein has product MTDVPCSLYFDKVKRGELGVKSGRGFYSYPTPGKFVKPNIQTPPKVPFARLISLAVNEAAWLVSTGVVKTEDVDTVMRLGFNFPKGLVQIGRELGLSEVERHLREISKRGFAAYEPIGNLVGIFSR; this is encoded by the coding sequence ATGACAGACGTTCCTTGCTCCCTTTACTTCGACAAGGTAAAAAGGGGCGAGCTAGGAGTGAAATCCGGCAGAGGTTTCTATTCTTATCCCACCCCAGGTAAATTCGTTAAGCCCAATATCCAGACACCTCCTAAGGTTCCCTTCGCCAGATTGATCTCCCTCGCAGTAAACGAAGCAGCCTGGCTGGTGTCGACGGGAGTGGTGAAGACTGAGGACGTAGATACAGTGATGAGGCTGGGGTTCAACTTTCCTAAAGGACTGGTACAGATAGGACGAGAGCTAGGACTCTCAGAGGTCGAAAGGCACTTAAGAGAGATAAGCAAAAGGGGATTCGCTGCTTATGAGCCGATAGGAAACCTTGTTGGGATCTTCTCGCGCTAG
- the guaA gene encoding glutamine-hydrolyzing GMP synthase codes for MRVGLVYFGGQYNHLIMKVLEWIGVEVTKLEPHAAKFDDFDAIVLSGGPQSVYEGGQNVERISSAVRNSSVPLLGICFGHQLIAHALGGRVNRASTPEFGLVKVRVIEQDTILSGFTDFSAWESHNDEVIEAPPGFIVLAESDFAKVQAMAEPKSMKFGVQFHPEVKHTEGGTRLFENFVRAVRK; via the coding sequence GTGAGGGTCGGTCTAGTATACTTTGGAGGACAATACAATCACCTCATAATGAAGGTTCTTGAGTGGATTGGAGTTGAAGTGACGAAGCTAGAACCACACGCTGCTAAGTTCGATGACTTCGACGCGATCGTTTTGAGCGGCGGACCTCAATCTGTTTACGAAGGTGGCCAAAATGTAGAGAGGATTTCCTCCGCGGTGAGGAACTCCTCAGTTCCTCTTTTAGGAATATGCTTTGGACATCAGCTCATAGCTCACGCCTTAGGTGGAAGAGTCAACAGGGCCTCAACTCCAGAGTTCGGACTAGTGAAGGTGAGAGTAATAGAGCAGGATACAATACTGTCTGGGTTCACTGACTTTTCCGCTTGGGAAAGTCATAACGACGAGGTAATAGAAGCCCCTCCAGGCTTCATAGTATTGGCGGAGAGTGACTTCGCCAAAGTTCAGGCTATGGCAGAGCCTAAGTCCATGAAGTTCGGTGTCCAGTTCCACCCAGAGGTGAAGCATACTGAGGGAGGTACTAGACTGTTCGAGAACTTCGTGAGGGCCGTGAGGAAGTGA
- a CDS encoding RuvB-like helicase yields MAEIREVKKVERRASIHSHIKGLGLDEKGKAKLVADGLVGQVQAREAAGIVVELVRKGKMSGRGILFVGPSGTGKTALAFAIAKELGEDTPFSAINASEIYSTEVKKTEVLTQAVRKSIGIRVRQKRQVYEGVVKDVKVKIARSRANPMAVVPREAELTLATKDEQKTIQVGDLVASQLYKYNVKKGDVIWIDAETGDVVKTGRAKGVEGVKYYDIESTKYVEVPSGPVKKEKEIVNTLTLSDIDLNLAAQNIGFGILSSLFGGEVNQDVRQQTDKLVSKMLKENSAELVPGVLFIDDAHMLDVEAFSFLTKALEAELSPILILATNRGITKIRGTDVESPHGIPIDLLDRLLIIPTRPYDQEEIREILKIRAEELDVELTQESIEELTNLGTSTSLRYISELLEPLQVIAERSGRSAITPEDIKEAVKLFADVRTSTKFAKEYESLLLK; encoded by the coding sequence ATGGCGGAGATCAGGGAAGTAAAGAAGGTAGAAAGGAGAGCAAGTATACACAGCCACATAAAGGGACTTGGGCTAGACGAGAAGGGGAAAGCCAAGCTCGTGGCCGACGGTCTAGTGGGACAAGTACAGGCCAGGGAGGCCGCTGGAATAGTGGTCGAGCTAGTCAGGAAAGGTAAGATGAGTGGAAGAGGCATACTCTTCGTGGGTCCTAGCGGTACAGGGAAGACGGCCCTGGCCTTCGCCATAGCCAAGGAGTTGGGAGAGGACACGCCATTCAGTGCAATAAACGCCTCAGAAATATACTCAACCGAAGTCAAGAAGACTGAAGTCCTCACACAGGCTGTGAGGAAGTCCATAGGGATAAGGGTCAGACAGAAGAGACAGGTCTACGAGGGGGTGGTTAAGGACGTCAAAGTCAAGATAGCGAGGAGCAGGGCTAACCCAATGGCCGTTGTACCGAGGGAGGCAGAGTTAACTCTGGCCACCAAGGACGAACAGAAGACCATCCAGGTCGGGGACTTAGTAGCCAGCCAACTCTATAAGTATAACGTGAAGAAAGGGGATGTGATATGGATAGATGCGGAGACAGGAGACGTTGTCAAGACCGGAAGGGCAAAGGGTGTGGAGGGAGTTAAGTACTACGACATAGAGAGCACAAAGTACGTGGAAGTACCCAGCGGTCCAGTAAAGAAAGAGAAGGAAATAGTCAATACCCTAACCCTAAGTGACATCGACCTAAACTTAGCGGCACAAAACATCGGCTTCGGCATACTATCCTCCCTGTTTGGAGGTGAAGTCAATCAGGACGTCAGACAGCAGACGGATAAGCTAGTTAGTAAGATGTTGAAGGAAAACAGCGCAGAGCTTGTCCCTGGAGTGCTCTTCATAGATGATGCTCACATGTTGGACGTTGAGGCGTTCTCCTTCCTCACCAAGGCCCTGGAGGCGGAGCTCTCGCCTATACTGATTCTGGCGACCAACAGGGGAATTACCAAGATCAGAGGTACTGATGTAGAATCACCTCACGGAATTCCTATAGATCTCCTTGATAGGCTGCTCATAATTCCTACTCGTCCCTACGACCAGGAGGAGATACGAGAGATACTCAAGATAAGGGCCGAGGAGTTAGACGTGGAGTTAACGCAGGAAAGTATAGAGGAGCTTACGAATTTGGGTACGAGCACGAGCCTGAGGTACATCTCGGAGCTACTGGAACCTCTCCAAGTTATAGCGGAGAGGAGTGGCAGGTCAGCGATAACTCCAGAAGACATTAAGGAGGCAGTTAAGCTCTTCGCGGACGTGAGGACAAGCACCAAGTTCGCCAAGGAGTATGAGTCGCTACTGCTGAAATGA
- a CDS encoding carbohydrate kinase family protein translates to MRHIHLSVGKLSVDVIVRLERIPDEEENVNTDLLEVGPGGAATNYAVTASKLGDSVKLLAKVGEGELSTMVMRRLASMGVGLDYVEEVEGPQSAALIILGSDGKRRIVRRPGAGSSLKREEVEKLSGLFDVVHYASVPAGIVVRDHRSKLTTYDPGPLAQEAREFEVDVVFVNEAEWRKLGGGKFKSAVIKMGEKGATTTGELGECKVEALKVEPVDTTGAGDSFDAAFNYALTKGRSVEWSLQFASVVSGLKVTRVGGTSSPTMEEVLHLMARSPPRVKCT, encoded by the coding sequence TTGAGGCACATACACCTATCGGTAGGTAAGCTTAGTGTGGATGTCATAGTCAGGCTAGAGAGAATTCCAGACGAGGAGGAGAACGTCAATACTGACCTGTTAGAGGTGGGTCCTGGAGGGGCGGCCACAAACTACGCTGTGACCGCATCTAAGCTAGGTGACTCCGTTAAGCTCCTAGCAAAGGTTGGGGAGGGGGAGCTCTCCACCATGGTGATGCGTCGGCTAGCATCAATGGGTGTGGGGCTTGATTACGTGGAAGAGGTGGAAGGCCCGCAGAGCGCAGCCCTCATTATATTAGGGAGTGATGGAAAAAGGAGGATAGTTCGAAGACCAGGTGCTGGTAGTTCGTTGAAGAGGGAGGAAGTAGAGAAACTGAGTGGCCTCTTCGATGTAGTCCACTATGCGTCGGTTCCAGCAGGAATAGTGGTAAGGGATCATAGGTCCAAGCTGACAACCTACGATCCAGGACCTTTGGCCCAAGAGGCGAGAGAGTTCGAGGTGGACGTGGTGTTCGTCAATGAGGCAGAGTGGAGAAAGCTGGGGGGCGGTAAATTCAAGTCTGCTGTAATTAAGATGGGTGAGAAGGGAGCCACCACCACCGGAGAATTGGGCGAGTGCAAGGTCGAGGCACTAAAGGTCGAGCCTGTGGACACCACTGGGGCAGGTGACTCCTTCGACGCGGCATTCAACTACGCCCTAACTAAGGGAAGGAGTGTGGAGTGGTCCCTTCAGTTCGCCTCTGTAGTGTCTGGGCTCAAGGTTACTAGAGTAGGGGGGACTAGTTCTCCTACGATGGAAGAGGTGCTGCACCTGATGGCCAGGTCCCCTCCTAGGGTGAAGTGTACTTGA
- a CDS encoding DNA polymerase IV (Dpo4; involved in translesion DNA polymerization; belongs to Y family of polymerases; does not contain proofreading function): MIVAFVDIDYFFAQVEEILNPSLRGKPVVVCVYSGRSLDSGAVATANYVARKLGVKAGMPIVKAKEVAPQAIYLPMRRELYEEVSRRVMSILRRVSARVEVASVDEAYIDLTEVVEDFNEGVKVGRELKEVIKTETELSVTVGLSINKVFAKVAAESVKPGGFKAVGPNEVERLIEELDVKDIPGVGPVIAERLQKLGVRKLTDVRSAVRFVLSKAIGRAKTEYLLALAENRYFPPVEEKVRKTSGRYLTLTSNTRDFDEIVTVLRRSVEEAYRKTEGLPTRVAVVAIMEDLDVVSRERSLEHGLTQDSAFEIAKELLKEVLRDDQRKLRRVGVRLGKFVKPGGLDKFLNLQRD; this comes from the coding sequence TTGATAGTTGCTTTCGTGGACATTGACTACTTCTTTGCCCAGGTGGAGGAGATTCTCAACCCCTCCTTAAGGGGGAAGCCGGTGGTGGTATGTGTTTACTCTGGGCGATCCCTAGACAGTGGGGCAGTGGCGACGGCGAATTATGTGGCTAGGAAGCTCGGTGTAAAGGCTGGTATGCCAATAGTTAAGGCTAAGGAAGTTGCCCCTCAGGCGATCTACTTACCTATGAGAAGGGAACTCTACGAGGAAGTGTCCAGGAGGGTGATGAGCATCCTCAGGAGGGTATCTGCGAGAGTTGAGGTTGCAAGTGTGGATGAGGCTTATATAGATCTCACAGAAGTGGTGGAGGACTTCAATGAAGGGGTGAAAGTGGGAAGGGAACTTAAGGAGGTGATAAAGACCGAGACCGAACTCAGCGTTACGGTGGGTCTTTCTATAAATAAAGTATTCGCCAAGGTCGCAGCCGAGTCTGTCAAGCCTGGCGGTTTTAAAGCGGTGGGGCCAAACGAGGTCGAGAGGCTTATTGAGGAACTTGACGTAAAGGACATCCCTGGAGTTGGGCCAGTAATAGCCGAGAGGCTACAGAAACTCGGAGTGAGGAAGCTCACGGACGTGAGAAGTGCGGTTCGATTCGTGCTCTCCAAGGCCATAGGAAGGGCAAAGACCGAATATTTGCTGGCCCTCGCTGAGAACAGATACTTCCCTCCGGTGGAAGAGAAAGTAAGGAAGACGAGTGGGAGATATCTAACGCTCACCTCCAACACGAGGGACTTCGATGAAATTGTGACAGTCCTGAGGAGATCTGTAGAGGAAGCCTATAGGAAGACGGAGGGGCTCCCTACTAGAGTTGCTGTAGTCGCAATAATGGAAGACTTGGACGTAGTAAGTAGAGAGAGGAGCCTAGAGCACGGTCTTACTCAAGACTCAGCTTTCGAGATAGCGAAGGAATTACTGAAGGAAGTACTCAGAGACGACCAGAGGAAACTGAGAAGAGTGGGGGTGAGACTCGGCAAGTTCGTTAAGCCCGGGGGTCTAGACAAGTTCCTTAACCTCCAGCGAGATTAA
- a CDS encoding S53 family peptidase, whose translation MRRELSPLILLPLLIGLGSGLLLSANTTYYITTSSPQYSVLPDSQFVEPLPSSQDLPFAVILNFTNYSSLYLQLNAIISERSPYLSPSQFRHYYYPTDSYKRSLEDYLRSYGIRLTGDYGLILTFNGTVGQIERAFNTHINIYYYPLKDIYWFGEKGFVDVGPFYYFTNNVTPSLPYSVGEHVLGIIGIDNLDPKVYQAISQPWHLNITSTRGPNGNGLISKVLVLPNTLQQYFNFTEAYDKGKTGEGSVIAIEGVPESYINESDAYYFWSLFSPSRTGALSVFTLGNDTSSGQSGENELDVEYSGAFAPSANVVLVFSDGYVGGQALVGNLLNYYYEYYIMANYINPTEVSISVTLPESFLAAYYPAMLYAIHNLMVQFAEQGTSVLAASGDWGYETDHHPPNFVIDTYNTIWYPESDPLVTSVGGIFINASASGSVDSISGWDYSTGGSSLVFPVQSYELTSLIPLTPTDVRTYPDIAFVSAGGYDIPEFGFGLPLIYQGQLYLWYGTSGAAPMTAAMVALTGQRIGALNYVLYHISYNGIVETPHGVEEGLPAWIPVTRGANPTPAHYGWNYVTGPGTYNAYNMIYDLMLYEDVNSSH comes from the coding sequence ATGAGGCGCGAACTAAGTCCCTTAATCCTTCTACCTCTTCTAATTGGTTTGGGATCTGGACTCCTCTTGTCAGCTAACACCACCTACTACATCACTACTTCCTCTCCACAGTACAGTGTACTTCCAGATTCTCAGTTCGTGGAACCACTTCCCTCCTCTCAGGATCTCCCCTTTGCGGTAATATTGAATTTCACTAACTACTCTTCTCTATACCTCCAACTGAACGCTATTATCTCGGAGAGGTCGCCTTATCTCTCACCTTCCCAGTTCAGGCATTATTATTATCCAACCGATTCCTACAAGAGGTCGTTAGAGGACTACCTGCGTTCTTACGGTATTAGGCTCACTGGAGACTACGGCCTAATCCTCACCTTTAACGGAACTGTAGGACAAATAGAAAGGGCTTTCAACACTCACATAAACATCTACTATTACCCACTGAAGGACATCTATTGGTTCGGTGAGAAGGGGTTCGTCGATGTAGGTCCATTCTACTATTTCACCAACAACGTCACTCCATCTTTGCCCTACTCAGTAGGTGAACACGTCTTAGGAATAATAGGCATAGATAACCTAGATCCCAAAGTCTACCAAGCCATCTCCCAGCCATGGCACCTGAACATCACCTCTACCAGAGGTCCCAACGGGAATGGCCTCATCTCCAAGGTGCTCGTTCTTCCCAACACGTTGCAGCAGTACTTCAACTTCACCGAGGCCTACGACAAGGGGAAAACAGGGGAGGGGAGCGTGATAGCCATAGAGGGAGTTCCAGAATCTTACATAAACGAGAGCGACGCTTATTACTTCTGGAGCCTTTTCTCTCCCTCTAGAACAGGCGCGCTTAGTGTGTTCACCCTAGGTAACGACACCTCCTCCGGACAGTCGGGAGAGAACGAATTAGATGTCGAGTACTCCGGTGCTTTCGCGCCAAGCGCCAACGTTGTCCTCGTGTTTAGCGACGGATATGTGGGAGGACAAGCCTTGGTCGGAAACTTGCTAAATTACTACTATGAGTACTACATAATGGCGAACTACATAAATCCCACCGAGGTTTCTATTTCGGTTACACTTCCCGAGTCCTTCTTGGCTGCTTACTACCCTGCCATGCTCTACGCAATACACAACCTGATGGTGCAGTTCGCAGAACAAGGCACGTCGGTTCTGGCAGCGTCAGGAGACTGGGGCTACGAGACAGATCACCATCCACCTAACTTCGTCATAGACACCTACAACACCATTTGGTACCCAGAGTCAGACCCTCTAGTTACGTCGGTGGGCGGGATATTCATCAACGCTTCCGCCTCAGGTTCAGTGGACTCCATTTCAGGCTGGGATTACAGTACGGGGGGTTCCAGTCTAGTCTTCCCAGTCCAATCATACGAACTCACCTCTCTGATACCTTTAACCCCCACTGATGTGAGAACGTACCCAGACATAGCTTTCGTCTCAGCGGGAGGATACGACATACCAGAGTTCGGCTTTGGTCTACCATTGATATATCAGGGGCAACTTTACTTGTGGTACGGAACTAGTGGAGCAGCTCCCATGACTGCGGCCATGGTAGCACTCACTGGACAAAGAATAGGTGCTCTGAACTACGTACTTTACCACATCTCCTACAACGGAATAGTTGAGACTCCCCACGGTGTCGAGGAGGGCCTTCCAGCTTGGATACCAGTAACAAGAGGAGCTAACCCAACACCAGCTCATTATGGATGGAACTACGTTACTGGTCCTGGAACCTACAACGCCTATAATATGATCTATGATTTGATGCTCTACGAAGATGTGAACAGTTCCCACTAG
- a CDS encoding amidohydrolase family protein, producing the protein MKVLLKGEMIVDSDYTIGQGFVGIDGGQVSYVGQDQPEAFDDVELFVGGEGRVIHPGLAALGVYPVFFPFRYRVPTGKVNVNEVIRSMSRSDAYYFSLLAGYRLMKKGVTTVLINGPFLDQAGRAMKSLGLRVVVLAHIGCDREEWGTYGSLRERWGSEGTSLAIDVCGRESLKEALELAEAGGHTIFVERWVDLSGLKRGGRRVVAMGGGFRCDLDSVKSHGLGLTFVPSYEVYKFSLGEMRPSISLESSPQMSVIHEAGVAVSRYLLKADEAFSSITRWPHEQLGIQGGSLEVGKLGDAVVLNFHDSLTYPIDPLASREMVIFSEAEAETVVVGGEVVLDGGIPISGDPADLEKAESKIREFGRASG; encoded by the coding sequence ATGAAGGTCCTCCTAAAGGGCGAAATGATAGTAGACTCCGACTACACGATAGGTCAGGGATTCGTCGGAATAGATGGGGGACAGGTTTCTTACGTAGGACAGGACCAACCAGAGGCCTTCGATGATGTCGAACTCTTCGTTGGAGGCGAGGGGAGGGTGATCCATCCTGGTCTTGCGGCGTTAGGTGTATATCCCGTCTTCTTTCCGTTTAGGTACAGGGTGCCCACTGGTAAGGTCAACGTTAACGAGGTGATTAGGAGTATGAGCAGATCCGACGCCTACTACTTCTCACTTCTAGCGGGATACAGGTTGATGAAGAAAGGCGTCACCACTGTTCTGATCAATGGTCCTTTCTTAGATCAGGCGGGAAGGGCCATGAAGTCTCTGGGTCTAAGAGTGGTAGTATTAGCTCACATAGGCTGCGACAGGGAAGAGTGGGGAACTTACGGTTCCTTGAGGGAGAGATGGGGCTCAGAAGGTACCTCCCTCGCAATAGATGTATGTGGTAGGGAATCCCTGAAAGAGGCCCTCGAACTAGCGGAGGCAGGTGGTCATACAATATTCGTGGAGAGATGGGTAGATCTGAGCGGACTTAAAAGAGGGGGAAGGAGGGTAGTTGCCATGGGAGGGGGATTCAGATGTGACCTCGACTCGGTTAAGTCCCACGGACTTGGCCTGACTTTTGTTCCCTCCTACGAGGTCTACAAGTTTTCCCTAGGGGAGATGAGGCCTTCCATATCACTAGAGTCGAGTCCGCAGATGAGCGTTATTCATGAGGCAGGGGTGGCAGTCTCTAGGTACCTCCTTAAGGCCGACGAAGCGTTTAGCTCCATCACTAGGTGGCCTCATGAACAGTTAGGTATACAAGGTGGTTCGCTAGAGGTGGGAAAACTGGGTGATGCAGTCGTGCTCAACTTTCACGATTCCTTGACGTACCCAATAGATCCATTGGCTAGCAGAGAAATGGTGATTTTCTCCGAAGCCGAAGCTGAGACCGTTGTAGTAGGTGGAGAGGTAGTATTAGACGGCGGGATTCCTATATCTGGAGACCCAGCGGACTTGGAGAAGGCTGAATCGAAAATCAGGGAATTTGGAAGGGCCTCTGGGTGA
- a CDS encoding class I SAM-dependent methyltransferase, whose protein sequence is MGVTERAKEVGLWRRVEVLGDVGILSLPFRFQMESAKEFAQEVMMRMNLKSVWGRFRGVRSEYRLSEYVHLAGEERSEVTYRENGCTFKLDFTKVFFSQTLSFEHLRVGKEVRSGEVVVNMFAGFGPFSVIAAKIGRPKVVYSIDLNPYAYYYMHVNRSLNDTPEVVPIFGDAFERRRELRIADRIIAPLPERWRDVWKVVHKHARSGTQVHLYVQVEVKKRENPLAKAEELVPEGERYRVVRSLKPTLYHVAVDLEVTRRTYP, encoded by the coding sequence TTGGGGGTCACAGAGAGAGCAAAGGAGGTGGGCCTCTGGAGGAGAGTCGAGGTGTTGGGAGATGTAGGGATCCTGAGCTTGCCCTTCCGATTCCAGATGGAGTCCGCCAAGGAATTTGCACAGGAAGTAATGATGAGGATGAATCTCAAGTCGGTGTGGGGGAGGTTCAGGGGAGTGAGGAGTGAGTACAGGCTTAGCGAATACGTGCATCTCGCAGGCGAGGAGAGATCCGAGGTCACCTATAGGGAAAACGGCTGCACCTTTAAATTGGACTTCACTAAGGTGTTCTTCTCTCAGACCCTGTCTTTTGAACACCTGAGGGTAGGAAAGGAAGTGAGGAGTGGGGAGGTGGTAGTCAATATGTTTGCTGGCTTTGGACCCTTCTCCGTGATCGCGGCTAAGATAGGACGGCCCAAGGTCGTCTACTCTATTGACCTGAATCCGTACGCCTACTACTACATGCATGTGAACAGAAGCCTCAATGATACACCAGAGGTTGTGCCCATATTTGGCGACGCATTTGAGAGACGAAGAGAGCTGAGGATAGCAGATAGGATCATAGCTCCGCTTCCAGAGAGGTGGAGAGACGTATGGAAGGTCGTTCATAAACATGCGAGATCTGGGACTCAGGTTCATCTTTACGTCCAGGTAGAGGTGAAGAAGCGGGAGAATCCTTTGGCTAAGGCCGAAGAGCTAGTTCCAGAGGGGGAAAGATATAGGGTAGTTAGGAGTCTGAAACCCACCCTATATCATGTAGCTGTGGACCTAGAGGTTACGAGGAGGACCTATCCTTAA